The Rubripirellula tenax genome contains the following window.
AAACCATCGAATACGACATCAGTTTAACGTGCTGCGAGAAATAAAAAGGGAATACCGAGAGTGGCTGCGAGCCGTACTAAGAGGTTTGCCAGGTCGGACCGGTGAACGAGCGCGAAGGAAATTTTATGGGTTTGATGCCCCCAATACTTCGCGAGTACTTTCGAATGTTACGATCTATCACCCAGAAAACTTAAGGATCGGGAACCACTCGGCAATTTCGACCTATTGCCAACTCAATGCCAAATCGGGGATTGAGATTGGAAATGACGTACTCATTGGGCCAGGTTCGTTCATTTGGTCACAGAATCACAATTTTACAGACACGAAGACGCCGGTTCGACTCCAGGGCTACAGCGGTTCGCGTGTCGTCATTGGAGACGATGTCTGGATCGCTGCGCGATGCGTCATCCTACCGGGTGTCCATTTAGCGACCGGAACGATTGTGGCGGCCGGCGCGGTGGTCACGAAATCCACAAAACCTTACTCCATTGTGGCAGGCACGCCTGCGGTTCAAGTGGGCAGTCGCAAAGATTCGGATAGCAATGGCGGCGCGTCCGAACCGGGTGCTTCATCATGAGTTCGCTGAAGTACCGCCTGAAACGCAGGCTCAAGGCCATTCATCGCTATATCAGCAGCCCACACCTAGGACCGCAAGCTTTATCGGCTCACTTTGAAGAACTTGGACTGCGCCGGGGTGGAATCGTGTTGGTCCATTCATCGCTGTCGTCGCTCGGTTACGTCCCAGGTGGTGCCCACTCCGTCATCGAGGCCTTGATCAAATACCTCGGCAACGAAGGGACCCTGATGATGCCCGCTCATACCTGGATTGAGGTGAATCGGGGTAAGCGATCGTTTTCCCAGAACCAGGACCCAACCCATGTCGGCCACATCGCAGAAACGTTCCGTCGCTGGCCGGGCGTGGTCCGGAGTGCTCATCCGACCCACTCCGTCACCGCCCTGGGACCGCTTGCGAGCCAACTGACACATGGGCACCTAGAAGCGGAAAGCCCCTGCGGAGAAAACACGCCTTATGGTCGCATGATGGAAAACGACGGGCAAATCTTTCTGCTCGGCGTCGAATTGAAACGCAATACCTGCTTTCACTCTGTCGAAGCGATAGCAGACGTGCCGTACCTGCTTAAGCCGACGAAAGATGAATTTGATATCGAGCTAACGACTGGCGAGCTTAAGAAGAGTCTTGTGCGATGCCACCAGCGAGCGATCCCTAGCCGGTTCAACGCATTTAAAAATCCATTATCACAATCGGGATGCCTGCGGGAGGCGAAACTAGGGCATGGCAGTTCGATTGTCATTGACGCTTTACCCTTCCGCGACTTTATGCTGAAGGCATTAGAAATGGACCCCGATGTGCTGCTGGATCGCTCGTCAACAAGCTTTGGCACCCTAGTCGAATTGTGCACCGGAACGCCGAGTACAATGCGTCGCCCCAGCGAATCAAAGCACTCAAGTGGCTAGCAGCAACCTGGGCAACCCGAGCCGCATGCGACGACTCGGCACGACGACAACAAACTTACGATCATTGCAACTTGCGTTTGTGGCTAGCGACGACATTCACTACAGAAAACGACTTTGGCACATATCATGACCCTTAATCAAATCACACAGCGAGAGTCACTGAAGCTGAAATTCGAGGCCGAAGACGGACATGAAAACCCAACCGGTTATCGACGGTATCTCAGTCAACTCTTTGGCGATACAAACCTAAACGACAAACGGATTTTAGAAATCGGCAGCGGAAAAGGACTGATCAGCTTGCATTGCGGGCTTTCCGGCGCCAAGCACGTCATAAGTGTCGAACCAGAGATGGAGGGATCGACTTCGGGAGTCATTGCGATTCAGAACGAACGCATCAAGTTGCTTTCGCTCGAAAATGTGGAACTGCGCCAAGAAGACTTTAACTCGCTCGATATCGCTGAGGGCTCGGTTGATTTAATCGTGATGATTGCCGTGCTGAACCACCTTTACGAAACTCCGCAAAATGCGAGTCGCGACAAAGATGCATTTGACAAATACGTAGCCATTGCAGAGAAGTTGCATACTTTGCTTGACGAAGGCGGTGCCATCATTGCAACCGACGCTTGCCGATACTGCCTTTGGACTCAACTGCGCCGGATAGGCTGGCCGCGGAAATGGTGCCTGACCCAACGGACGATTGACTGGAGGATTCACCAACAACCTGCGGTTTGGGAAAAGATCTTTCGCGCTGCCGGGTTCTCTCGGTTTGAAGTCAAATACCCGGTTCCCAATCGTTTGCGACATTTGGAGCCTCTTATCAACAACCCAGTTGGAAACTTCGCCGTCATGGGTGAGTTTATCTTTTATGCCTACAAGTAACGCCTTTAAAACGCCAACGAAATGAGCCTTACTGGACTCCTTTGGATCTGCGTGTTCGTAGGCTTGTCGCTCGCCTCCGTGAAAAGGCCCGTCTATGCGGTCTTAGGTCACTTGATGGTCTTTTACGCCAGCCCCGTTTTTTGGTGGTTCGGCGGTGGTTTGTTGACTTCCTTGACCATGCGATGGAGCTTGGTTGCGGTTCTTGTGTTGGCCGTGGCAAACTTGTTGGGTTTTAAGAGCCGGCCGCGTCTTGATAAGCCGAGCCGTGTCTTCATGCAATTGCTGCTGTTGGTGTCGGTAAATGCGTTCTTCATTCACCATTTTTTTGCTGACTATCCACCGGAAAGCGCAAAGGTTTTTGACATCCTTTGGAAAGGGTGTTTGACGACGGCATTGTTCTATCTTTCGATTCGGAACCTGAAAGATCTTGAACTTGCCATCTTTGCAATGGTTTTGGGGTGCGGCTTTGTCGGTTATCAGATTGTTCTAAGCGGCCAGGGCTTCAGTGATGGCGGACGACTTGAAGGTATTCGGTTTGCCGGAGCGCAGGGCTCCAACGGAACGGCTGCCGTCCTTTCGGTTGGCCTTGTCTTGGCTGCCTACTTTGTCTTGACCATGAAAAACAAATGGTTCGGATTCATTTCGCTGGCCTTGGCACCGCTAATTCTTGAGTCGCTACTGCGTTGCAACAGTCGAGGCAGCTACCTTGGTTTGATCGCATCAGCGATCGCAATCGTCGTTTTTGCTCGCGGACCGGCTCGAAAACGCGCGGTCGGCTTATGCGCAATTGGTGTTGTTGCGGTGCTTGTGATGGCAAGCGATGCCAACATTTGGGCTCGATTCGAATCGATATTTGCGAGTGCCGAAGAACGTGATGGCTCTGCATCAGAACGACTCGATTACTGGCGTGCAGCCCTTAAGATGATCGCTGACTACCCACTAGGATCGGGAGGTGAAGCCGCGTTTACAAGCCCACGTGGTGTTGGCTATATCGCACACTTTCGAGAGGAATTCCGCTCCGTTCACAACGGTCCACTTGATATCGCCGCTGGCTGGGGAATCCAGGGACTCGTCTTCATGATGCTGATCATTGGCAAGGCGTGTTTGTTAGCCTGGCGAACACTTCATCAATGCATAAAAGACTTGAACGTTGATGATGCGTTGATCGGAACAGTCTTGATCTCGGCGATTGCGGGCCAAATGGTCTGTTCGCAGTTCACAAGCGTTTTAGACGGCGAGTGGTTCTTGTGGTTGGCTGCCTGCTGCTTTGCATATGCGCGATTGATGAAGGCTAGCCAATTGCCGGAAACTGATTTGCTGGGCGACGACGAGGAATTTGACGACGAGAACGAACCTAGTTTTCAATCAACGAATCCGTTGGGCGGTGAAAAACCACGCCCATCAGGCGGCTTTGATCCACATGACTCGGCGGCGGTGCGTTGAATAGTCCTTTGAAATCCGTATTGATTGTTGCGTTCAACTTTCCGCCGACGGTGTCGGCTGGCATCCATCGAACGCTTCGATTCACGCGTTTTCTACCGGAGTGTGGTTGGGAACCAACGGTTCTTACATCGAAACCAAGTCTGGAATCCCAGGTCGATCCGAAGTTGTTAGACCTAGTCCCGTCCGGTGTGACCGTTCATCAGGTAGAGATGATTCGGCCCGAGGATGTCTTCAAGGCCAGAGTGAAATCGGTACTGCGACCGGGCAGAAAGCGTGAAAATTTCGATTCCACCGCAGGCCCATTGGACGGCTCAAAGGCAACCGAGATCGTGCCAAAGTCCGACGCAAGCGATCCGCGGTACTTCAAGTCAGTCGTGTCGGGCATGCGACAAAAATCGAGTGAGCTACTTTTCGCAATTCCCGACAATCGTATTGCGTGGAAAAAAGACGCGGTCGATCGCGGGCTTCAAATCGTGCGAGAAAACAACTGTCGCTTAGTCTATGCGACTGCTCCGCCTTTCTCATCGCTGCTGGTCGGTAGGGAGATCGCCATGAGAGCAGGCCTTCCTTTGGTGATTGATTTTCGAGATCCGTGGACGCGCGTGCCCTGGGGGCCTCGCAACAAGTCCTGGCTTGCCAACCGTTGGGTTGCCCGATTGGAGAAAAAGTGTGTCACGGACGCTTCAGCAGTCGTACTGAATACACCCGAACTGGAAAACGATTTTGTCACGCACTATTCCCAACAACCTCGGGAGAAGTTTTCATCTATCCCAAACGGCTTCGACCCCGAAATTAAATTAAGAATCGATTCCTATACCGAGTCGCGTTCGAGTGCAGAAGAATCCGGCGCAACTGGTTCAACGGTACAGGAGAGCGGCGGAGCAATGCGACTGCTCCACCCAGGCAGTGTTTATCGCAACCGAGATCCAAGGCCAATCATAGATGCGATCGCAAAATTGCATCGTAGCGGACTATCGGTGTTCCTGGAGCAGATTGGATTTTGTGACGACAATTTCGACTTAAAGAACTACGCAATTGAAAAAGGCGTCGGAGATTTGGTTGAGGTGAAACCGGCGGTGCCGCACGATGAAATGCTCCGCCGCATGGCGAAAGTCGACGGATTCGTACTGTTGCAGCCTGGAACGGCGCTTCAAGTTCCTGGGAAGCTTTTTGAGATGCTGTTGTTTCGGAAACCGATCTTGGCGATCTGTGTTCCCGGAGCGGTTTCAAGCATTGTCCAACGCTACCAGATCGGCACGATTGCCGAAGCTGGAAATGTTGACCAAATCGCGAACGCGATCAGGCAAATTTCGAAAGGCAATTCATTGCCATCCCTTTGGGACGAGGCGCAAAAAAGGTTTGACGGGCAACAGTTGACAAAAGAAATGGCAAGCGTCTTTGATTGTGTAAGCAATGCCGCCGAGGGCCTAAGCGACCTATGAGTATTTCTTACCAGCAATTGTCAAAGCACATCAGTATCGACACCCAAGTTGGTCCCGTAAAATACTTGCACATCTTTCCTGAATACAATCGGGGAGGCGCAGAGATCCGCGTTTCGCGGACGATCAACGCAATGGGACCGGGACATGGGCACGCCGTCCTTTCGATCAGTGGACGGACAGATGCGGCCGACGTGCTTGACCCATCATGCAATGTTCGCGTCTTTCAAGGTCCGCCGAAGAAAGGCCCAATCCGATTTCCCATCGACCTTTGGAAGTGTGTTCGGGACATTAACCCAAGCGTGGTCCTGACTTACAACTGGGGCGCCACCGACGCGGTCTTAGCTGCGAAAATCGCTCGGTTCCGACCTGTGATTCATAACGAGTGCGGGCTTTCGGCGGACCTGGACGGCAAGGGCTGGCGAAGACAACTTGCGCGGCGAGTCCTGTTGCCCGGATGCTACCGCGTTGTCGTGACCTCGTTCACGCTCTACGACCTTGCCATACGCAAGTTTGGCGTGCCGAAGAACAAAATCGCTTTCATTAAAACCGGGGTCAACACGGAACGTTTTTCACCCGGCATGAACGATGAACTGAGGGAGAAAATCACACACGGCGATTGCCGGAGCGTCGTATTTGGGTACGTCGGATCACTAAGGCCAAGCAAGAACGTGCCAATGCTTTTGCGTGCTTTCGCTGCGGCGAAGCCTTCGATGGAATGTCCCGCGGTTCTTGCCTTGTTCGGTGACGGTCCCGAACGTGAGCGTTTGACCGACCTAGCCCGCGACCTTGGGATATTGGAATCGCTGTATTTCCATGGCTACATCGACAATCCGGAATGTGCTTTCAACGCGATCGATGTAAATGTTACCGCGTCGATGTCGGAAGCGGCCTCCAATTCCCTGCTCGAGGCAATGGCCTCGGGGCTTCCGGTAGTGTCGACTGACATCGCTGACAATAAGCGAATGCTAAGCGATGAAAATCGTCCCTTTGTGTACGCACATGACGATCACGCGGGCTACACGTCCGCGCTTAAGACACTGGCCAATGATTTGCAAATGCGGAATCATTTGGGGGAAGCCAATCGTTCCCATGTTTGCCAAGAGTACCCCGTGGACCGCATGTACCGCGAATACGCGAACCTCTGGTCCCAGGCCGCCGAATTCGCCATGACTCGACCAGGCCGTTAGTCGCTGATCGTTCTCTCTTTTAACTTTTCCTACATTCACTAAACAATCATGTTCTTGCTAAAGCAGTCCACGCATCGGATGCTGATCCAACACGATCCGGACATCGGCCATCGATTCGTTCCCAATCAAAATGCACGGCTGACGAACGAGGCCGGTGGCTATTTTGTCAAGACAAACTCAACCGGTTTTCGTTCGGACGTTGAGTTTGCCAAGCCGAAGTCGGATCGGCCGCGAATCTTAATGTTTGGTGATTCTTATACCGCGGGTGACAACGTATCGAATTGCGATCGCTATTCCGATCAATTGGCAAAGCTTCACGGATGCGAGGTCTACAATTTTGGAATTTCCGGAAGCGGAACGGACCAGCACCTTTTGGCATTTCGCAAGTTTGCCAAAGATATTGAAGCCGACGCGATTGTCATTTGTGTGCAGATCGACAGCTTTCACCGAATTCAAACATCGCATCGTCCTTCGGTAGACCGAATCACGGGGCAACGCGTTCGAGTGCCCAAGCCCTACTTCGAACTCAATGAAGGCAAGTTGGAACTATGCCAAGTGCCCGTTCCGACCGATCGACCCAAAGACGACACTGGCTCACAAGCGGCTTCTAGCAAACGAGACGACGATCTTATCAACAAAGTCCACGACTTGTATTCGATGGTGCCGGGACTGAAGGAACTGCGGAACTCGTCATTGCTTTCGGACGCGGGATCGCGTTTGATCACCGAGTTCAAAAGGATACGAGGTCACCACCCTTATCCCGATATCCTTTCCGATCAAACGGCCGGGTGGAGATTGATGGAAGCTATCCTTCGTCAATTCATCGCAGAAGTCCAACCATTGCCGGTTGTCATTTTCCCGATTCCGACGCGCGACTTTTATCTTGTCGGAATGGAACCGGTGTACCAGACACTGTTCGAGAAACTCGATTCGCCTGAACACAACGTTCACGTCGGCGATGTTTCGACAGAGTTAGGGAAACTCCCTTACCAGGAACGCTTGAAACTGAGCTTCGAACAGGGTGGCCACTTCACACCCTATGCGAACAACTTAGTCGCGAAAAAAATGGATTCGTTTTTGACCAAGCGGAATATCGCCATCGTTGCGGATGCTGCGAAGGATCAGACGCAGGCGTCCGACTCTTCACCGGTTTTGCCGGATCGAACGACGTCCAATCAGGGTGAATATATCCTGGGCGTGTCGTGCTTCTATCACAATTCGGCGGCGACGCTGTTAAAAAACGGCGAGATCGTTGCGGCGGCTGAAGAAGAACGATTCAGTCGCGTCAAGAACGATCGACGGTTCCCCGTGAACGCAATCAACTTCTGTCTAGAACAGGCTGGCATCAACCAGGACCAAGTTTCGGCGGTATCATTTTATGACGATTCGGCGTTGACGTTTGAACGAATCATGCACAGCCTGATGGCGATCGACGTTGAGTCGGCGCGGAAAATGTGGGCGACGATTGTCCCTGACTGGGCGCGATCCAAACTTCATCTTCCGAAACTGGTCCGTGACGCGATGTGCTTTGAAGGGCCGGTGCTGCAGGGCAACCACCACCGTTCGCACGCGGCAAGCTGCTTCTTTCCGTCGCCGTTCGAATCTGCAGCCGTGATCACGATTGACGGTGTGGGCGAATGGGCAACCGCATCCATCGCACACGGTCAAGGCAACTCGATCAAGATGTTGCGCGAGATGACGTTTCCGAATTCACTTGGCTTGCTGTATTCGGCGTTCACGCACTTCACCGGGTTCAAGGTCAATTCGGGTGAGTACAAGATGATGGGCCTGGCTCCCTATGGCCGTCCGATCTACACGCAATTGATTTTAGACAACATCGTTGACTTGAAAGAGGACGGATCAATTGAGTTGAACATGGAATATTTCGCGTTTCTTAGCGATGTTAGCACGACATCGAAGAAATTTGACGAACTATTCGGAGGCCCTCGACGGGATCCCGAGAGTCGGATTACCCGTCGCGAGATGGATCTGGCGCGATCGATTCAAGAAGTGACCGAGATGGCGATGATTCGCATGGCTCGGCACGCACGCGAACTGACCGGCGAGTCTCGTCTCTGCTTGGCCGGCGGAGTGGCGCTAAACTGCGTCGCCAATGGAAAGCTGCTAAAGGAAGGCGTGTTCGACGAAATTTGGATCCAACCGGCTGCGGGGGATTCAGGATGCGCGCTGGGTGTTGCGCTGGATACTTGGCATACCTATTACGGGCAACCTCGAAAAGAACGCAGCGAATTGTCGGATCAAGGCGGTTCGTATTTGGGCCCAGGTTTTTCCGGCGACGAAGTCAAGGCTTACTTGGACACGCACGGCTTCCCCTATCGCGAACGGACCGGCGACGATCGGAACCAGTTTCTCGCCAAACAGTTGGCCGATGGCAAGGTCGTTGGGCATTTTTCGGGCCGACTAGAATTTGGTCCAAGGTC
Protein-coding sequences here:
- a CDS encoding acyltransferase, producing the protein MLREIKREYREWLRAVLRGLPGRTGERARRKFYGFDAPNTSRVLSNVTIYHPENLRIGNHSAISTYCQLNAKSGIEIGNDVLIGPGSFIWSQNHNFTDTKTPVRLQGYSGSRVVIGDDVWIAARCVILPGVHLATGTIVAAGAVVTKSTKPYSIVAGTPAVQVGSRKDSDSNGGASEPGASS
- a CDS encoding AAC(3) family N-acetyltransferase codes for the protein MSSLKYRLKRRLKAIHRYISSPHLGPQALSAHFEELGLRRGGIVLVHSSLSSLGYVPGGAHSVIEALIKYLGNEGTLMMPAHTWIEVNRGKRSFSQNQDPTHVGHIAETFRRWPGVVRSAHPTHSVTALGPLASQLTHGHLEAESPCGENTPYGRMMENDGQIFLLGVELKRNTCFHSVEAIADVPYLLKPTKDEFDIELTTGELKKSLVRCHQRAIPSRFNAFKNPLSQSGCLREAKLGHGSSIVIDALPFRDFMLKALEMDPDVLLDRSSTSFGTLVELCTGTPSTMRRPSESKHSSG
- a CDS encoding class I SAM-dependent methyltransferase, with translation MTLNQITQRESLKLKFEAEDGHENPTGYRRYLSQLFGDTNLNDKRILEIGSGKGLISLHCGLSGAKHVISVEPEMEGSTSGVIAIQNERIKLLSLENVELRQEDFNSLDIAEGSVDLIVMIAVLNHLYETPQNASRDKDAFDKYVAIAEKLHTLLDEGGAIIATDACRYCLWTQLRRIGWPRKWCLTQRTIDWRIHQQPAVWEKIFRAAGFSRFEVKYPVPNRLRHLEPLINNPVGNFAVMGEFIFYAYK
- a CDS encoding O-antigen ligase family protein; amino-acid sequence: MSLTGLLWICVFVGLSLASVKRPVYAVLGHLMVFYASPVFWWFGGGLLTSLTMRWSLVAVLVLAVANLLGFKSRPRLDKPSRVFMQLLLLVSVNAFFIHHFFADYPPESAKVFDILWKGCLTTALFYLSIRNLKDLELAIFAMVLGCGFVGYQIVLSGQGFSDGGRLEGIRFAGAQGSNGTAAVLSVGLVLAAYFVLTMKNKWFGFISLALAPLILESLLRCNSRGSYLGLIASAIAIVVFARGPARKRAVGLCAIGVVAVLVMASDANIWARFESIFASAEERDGSASERLDYWRAALKMIADYPLGSGGEAAFTSPRGVGYIAHFREEFRSVHNGPLDIAAGWGIQGLVFMMLIIGKACLLAWRTLHQCIKDLNVDDALIGTVLISAIAGQMVCSQFTSVLDGEWFLWLAACCFAYARLMKASQLPETDLLGDDEEFDDENEPSFQSTNPLGGEKPRPSGGFDPHDSAAVR
- a CDS encoding glycosyltransferase, whose protein sequence is MKSVLIVAFNFPPTVSAGIHRTLRFTRFLPECGWEPTVLTSKPSLESQVDPKLLDLVPSGVTVHQVEMIRPEDVFKARVKSVLRPGRKRENFDSTAGPLDGSKATEIVPKSDASDPRYFKSVVSGMRQKSSELLFAIPDNRIAWKKDAVDRGLQIVRENNCRLVYATAPPFSSLLVGREIAMRAGLPLVIDFRDPWTRVPWGPRNKSWLANRWVARLEKKCVTDASAVVLNTPELENDFVTHYSQQPREKFSSIPNGFDPEIKLRIDSYTESRSSAEESGATGSTVQESGGAMRLLHPGSVYRNRDPRPIIDAIAKLHRSGLSVFLEQIGFCDDNFDLKNYAIEKGVGDLVEVKPAVPHDEMLRRMAKVDGFVLLQPGTALQVPGKLFEMLLFRKPILAICVPGAVSSIVQRYQIGTIAEAGNVDQIANAIRQISKGNSLPSLWDEAQKRFDGQQLTKEMASVFDCVSNAAEGLSDL
- a CDS encoding glycosyltransferase; this translates as MSISYQQLSKHISIDTQVGPVKYLHIFPEYNRGGAEIRVSRTINAMGPGHGHAVLSISGRTDAADVLDPSCNVRVFQGPPKKGPIRFPIDLWKCVRDINPSVVLTYNWGATDAVLAAKIARFRPVIHNECGLSADLDGKGWRRQLARRVLLPGCYRVVVTSFTLYDLAIRKFGVPKNKIAFIKTGVNTERFSPGMNDELREKITHGDCRSVVFGYVGSLRPSKNVPMLLRAFAAAKPSMECPAVLALFGDGPERERLTDLARDLGILESLYFHGYIDNPECAFNAIDVNVTASMSEAASNSLLEAMASGLPVVSTDIADNKRMLSDENRPFVYAHDDHAGYTSALKTLANDLQMRNHLGEANRSHVCQEYPVDRMYREYANLWSQAAEFAMTRPGR
- a CDS encoding carbamoyltransferase N-terminal domain-containing protein, producing MFLLKQSTHRMLIQHDPDIGHRFVPNQNARLTNEAGGYFVKTNSTGFRSDVEFAKPKSDRPRILMFGDSYTAGDNVSNCDRYSDQLAKLHGCEVYNFGISGSGTDQHLLAFRKFAKDIEADAIVICVQIDSFHRIQTSHRPSVDRITGQRVRVPKPYFELNEGKLELCQVPVPTDRPKDDTGSQAASSKRDDDLINKVHDLYSMVPGLKELRNSSLLSDAGSRLITEFKRIRGHHPYPDILSDQTAGWRLMEAILRQFIAEVQPLPVVIFPIPTRDFYLVGMEPVYQTLFEKLDSPEHNVHVGDVSTELGKLPYQERLKLSFEQGGHFTPYANNLVAKKMDSFLTKRNIAIVADAAKDQTQASDSSPVLPDRTTSNQGEYILGVSCFYHNSAATLLKNGEIVAAAEEERFSRVKNDRRFPVNAINFCLEQAGINQDQVSAVSFYDDSALTFERIMHSLMAIDVESARKMWATIVPDWARSKLHLPKLVRDAMCFEGPVLQGNHHRSHAASCFFPSPFESAAVITIDGVGEWATASIAHGQGNSIKMLREMTFPNSLGLLYSAFTHFTGFKVNSGEYKMMGLAPYGRPIYTQLILDNIVDLKEDGSIELNMEYFAFLSDVSTTSKKFDELFGGPRRDPESRITRREMDLARSIQEVTEMAMIRMARHARELTGESRLCLAGGVALNCVANGKLLKEGVFDEIWIQPAAGDSGCALGVALDTWHTYYGQPRKERSELSDQGGSYLGPGFSGDEVKAYLDTHGFPYRERTGDDRNQFLAKQLADGKVVGHFSGRLEFGPRSLGARSILGDVRNTEMQTTLNLRIKYRESFRPFAPAVLHERVSDYFDLDRESPYMLLVAPVKESRRIAIELKDEDVDQDLLPIVRQLRSDIPAVTHVDYSARIQSVRREHHQAFYDLIKQFEKDTGFGVLVNTSFNVRGEPIVCTPQDAYRCFMRTEMDILALDDCILVKGEQPEWPEGKGEGLENEDVYAVPQAKPTDPYHEQIAKLFESSFWPEATKAKSQGMAMVSVDTPPKRASTWSDTSTTDTAREEFEFASALTNPDANASLVAAAVVSRWRDQKVGRLLEPTVAKILQVASKHPVDEDQAAEISESVYVMF